Proteins encoded in a region of the Equus asinus isolate D_3611 breed Donkey chromosome X, EquAss-T2T_v2, whole genome shotgun sequence genome:
- the MED12 gene encoding mediator of RNA polymerase II transcription subunit 12 isoform X8: protein MAAFGILSYEHRPLKRPRLGPPDVYPQDPKQKEDELTALNVKQGFNNQPAVSGDEHGSAKNVNFNPAKISSNFSSIIAEKLRCNTLPDTGRRKPQVNQKDNFWLVTARSQSAINTWFTDLAGTKPLTQLAKKVPIFSKKEEVFGYLAKYTVPVMRAAWLIKMTCAYYAAITETKVKKRHVIDPFMEWTQIITKYLWEQLQKMAEYYRPGPAGSGGCGSTIGPLPHDVEVAIRQWDYNEKLAMFMFQDGMLDRHEFLTWVLECFEKIRPGEDELLKLLLPLLLRYSGEFVQSAYLSRRLAYFCTRRLALQLDGVSSHSSHVMSAQSTGTLPTTPAPQPPTSSTPSTPFSDLLMCPQHRPLVFGLSCILQTILLCCPSALVWHYSLTDSRIKTGSPLDHLPIAPSNLPMPEGNSAFTQQVRAKLREIEQQIKERGQAVEVRWSFDKCQEATAGFTIGRVLHTLEVLDSHSFERSDFSNSLDSLCNRIFGLGPSKDGHEISSDDDAVVSLLCEWAVSCKRSGRHRAMVVAKLLEKRQAEIEAERCGESEAADEKGSIASGSLSAPSAPIFQDVLLQFLDTQAPMLTDPRSESERVEFFNLVLLFCELIRHDVFSHNMYTCTLISRGDLAFGAPGPRPPSPFDDPADDPERKEAEGSSSSKLEDPGLSESMDIDPSSSVLFEDMEKPDFSLFSPTMPCEGKGSPSPEKPDVEKEVKPPPKEKIEGTLGVLYDQPRHVQYATHFPIPQEESCSHECNQRLVVLFGVGKQRDDARHAIKKITKDILKVLNRKGTAETDQLAPIVPLNPGDLTFLGGEDGQKRRRNRPEAFPTAEDIFAKFQHLSHYDQHQVTAQVSRNVLEQITSFALGMSYHLPLVQHVQFIFDLMEYSLSISGLIDFAIQLLNELSVVEAELLLKSSDLVGSYTTSLCLCIVAVLRHYHACLILNQDQMAQVFEGLCGVVKHGMNRSDGSSAERCILAYLYDLYTSCSHLKSKFGELFSDFCSKVKNTIYCNVEPSESNMRWAPEFMIDTLENPAAHTFTYTGLGKSLSENPANRYSFVCNALMHVCVGHHDPDRVNDIAILCAELTGYCKSLSAEWLGVLKALCCSSNNGTCGFNDLLCNVDVSDLSFHDSLATFVAILIARQCLLLEDLIRCAAIPSLLNAACSEQDSEPGARLTCRILLHLFKTPQLNPCQSDGNKPTVGIRSSCDRHLLAASQNRIVDGAVFAVLKAVFVLGDAELKGSGFTVTGGTEELPEEEGGGGSGGRRQGGRNISVETASLDVYAKYVLRSICQQEWVGERCLKSLCEDSNDLQDPVLSSAQAQRLMQLICYPHRLLDNEDGENPQRQRIKRILQNLDQWTMRQSSLELQLMIKQTPNNEMNSLLENIAKATIEVFQQSAETGSSSGNTASNMPSSSKTKPVLSSLERSGVWLVAPLIAKLPTSVQGHVLKAAGEELEKGQHLGSSSRKERDRQKQKSMSLLSQQPFLSLVLTCLKGQDEQREGLLTSLYSQVHQIVNNWRDDQYLDDCKPKQLMHEALKLRLNLVGGMFDTVQRSTQQTTEWAVLLLEIIISGTVDMQSNNELFTTVLDMLSVLINGTLAADMSSISQGSMEENKRAYMNLVKKLRKELGERQSDSLEKVRQLLPLPKQTRDVITCEPQGSLIDTKGNKIAGFDSIFKKEGLQVSTKQKISPWDLFEGLKPSAPLSWGWFGTVRVDRRVARGEEQQRLLLYHTHLRPRPRAYYLEPLPLPPEDEEPPAPTPLEPEKKAPEPPKTDKPGAAPPSTEERKKKSTKGKKRSQPAAKTEDYGMGPGRSGPYGVTVPPDLLHHANPGSISHLSYRQGSIGLYTQNQPLPAGGPRVDPYRPMRLPMQKLPTRPPYPGVLPTAVTGVMGLEPSSYKTSVYRQQQPAVPQGQRLRQQLQAKIQSQGMLGQSSVHQMTPSSSYGLQTSQGYTPYVSHVGLQQHTGPAGTMVPPSYSSQPYQSTHPSTNPTLVDPTRHLQQRPSGYVHQQAPTYGHGLTSSQRFSHQTLQQTPMMGTMTPLGAQGVQAGVRSASILPEQQQQQQQQQQQQQQQQQQQQQQQQQQQQQQYHIRQQQQQQILRQQQQQQQQQQQQQQQQQQQQQQQQQQQAHQQQQQQAAPPQPQPQSQPQFQRQGLQQTQQQQQTAALVRQLQQQLSNTQPQPSTNLFGRF, encoded by the exons ATGGCGGCCTTCGGGATCTTGAGCTACGAACACCGGCCCCTGAAGCGGCCGCGGCTGGGGCCTCCCGATGTGTACCCTCAAGATCCCAAACAGAAGGAG GATGAACTGACGGCCCTGAATGTAAAACAAGGCTTCAATAACCAGCCTGCTGTCTCTGGGGATGAACATGGCAGTGCCAAGAACGTCAACTTCAATCCTGCCAAG ATCAGTTCCAACTTCAGCAGCATTATTGCAGAGAAGTTACGTTGTAACACCCTCCCTGACACTGGTCGCAGGAAGCCCCAAGTGAACCAGAAGGACAACTTCTGGCTGGTGACGGCGCGATCCCAGAGTGCCATTAACACCTGGTTCACTGACCTGGCTGGCACCAAGCCACTCACACAACTAGCCAAAAAG GTCCCCATTTTCAGTAAGAAGGAAGAAGTGTTTGGGTACTTAGCCAAATACACAGTGCCTGTGATGCGGGCTGCCTGGCTCATTAAGATGACCTGTGCCTACTATGCAGCAATCACTGAGACCAAGGTTAAGAAGAGACATGTCATTGACCCCTTCATGG AATGGACTCAGATCATCACCAAGTACTTATGGGAGCAGCTGCAAAAGATGGCTGAATACTACCGGCCAGGGCCTGCAGGAAGCGGGGGCTGTGGTTCCACTATAGGGCCCTTGCCCCATGATGTAGAAGTGGCAATCCGGCAGTGGGACTACAATGAGAAGCTGGCCATGTTCATGTTTCAG GATGGAATGCTGGACAGACATGAGTTCCTGACCTGGGTACTTGAGTGTTTTGAGAAAATCCGCCCTGGAGAGGATGAATTGCTTAAACTGCTGTTGCCCCTGCTGCTTCGA TACTCTGGGGAATTCGTTCAGTCTGCATACCTCTCTCGCCGCCTTGCCTACTTCTGTACCCGGAGGCTGGCCCTGCAGCTGGATGGCGTGAGCAGTCACTCGTCTCATGTGATGTCTGCTCAGTCGACAGGCACACTGCCCACCACCCCTGCTCCTCAGCCCCCGACTAGCAGCACACCCTCTACACCCTTTAGTGACCTACTTATGTGCCCTCAGCACCGGCCCCTAGTTTTTGGCCTCAGCTGTATCCTTCAG ACCATCCTCCTGTGTTGTCCTAGTGCCCTGGTTTGGCACTACTCACTGACTGATAGCCGAATTAAGACTGGCTCACCACTTGACCACCTGCCTATTGCCCCCTCCAACCTGCCCATGCCAGAGGGCAACAGTGCCTTCACTCAGCAG GTCCGTGCAAAGTTGCGGGAGATTGAGCAGCAGATCAAGGAGCGAGGACAGGCAGTTGAGGTTCGCTGGTCTTTTGATAAGTGCCAGGAAGCTACTGCAG GCTTCACCATTGGACGGGTGCTCCATACTTTGGAAGTGCTGGACAGCCATAGTTTTGAGCGCTCTGACTTCAGCAACTCTCTTGACTCCTTGTGTAACCGAATCTTTGGATTGGGGCCTAGCAAGGATGGGCATGAG ATCTCCTCAGATGATGATGCTGTGGTATCATTACTGTGTGAATGGGCTGTCAGCTGCAAGCGTTCTGGTCGGCATCGTGCTATGGTGGTAGCCAAGCTGCTGGAGAAGAGACAGGCAGAGATTGAGGCTGAG CGTTGTGGAGAATCAGAAGCCGCAGATGAAAAGGGTTCCATCGCCTCTGGCTCCCTTTCTGCTCCTAGTGCTCCCATTTTCCAGGATGTTCTCCTGCAGTTTCTGGATACACAGGCTCCCATGCTGA CGGACCCCCGAAGTGAGAGTGAGCGGGTGGAGTTCTTTAACTTGGTACTGCTGTTCTGTGAACTCATTCGACATGATGTTTTCTCCCACAACATGTATACTTGCACCCTCATCTCCCGAGGGGACCTTGCCTTTGGAGCCCCTGGTCCCCGGCCTCCGTCTCCCTTTGATGACCCTGCTGATGATCCAGAGCGCAAGGAGGCTGAGGGCAGCAGCAGTAGCAAGCTGGAG GATCCGGGGCTCTCGGAGTCTATGGACATAGACCCTAGTTCCAGTGTACTGTTTGAGGACATGGAGAAGCCTGATTTCTCA TTGTTCTCTCCTACTATGCCCTGTGAGGGGAAGGGCAGTCCATCCCCTGAGAAACCAGATGTTGAGAAGGAGGTGAAGCCCCCACCCAAGGAGAAGATAGAAGGGACCCTTGGGGTTCTTTATGACCAGCCACGGCATGTGCAGTATGCCACACACTTTCCCATCCCCCAG GAGGAGTCATGCAGCCATGAGTGCAACCAGCGGTTGGTCGTACTGTTTGGGGTGGGAAAGCAGCGAGATGATGCCCGACATGCCATCAAGAAAATAACCAAGGATATCCTGAAGGTTCTGAACCGCAAGGGGACGGCGGAAACTG ACCAGCTTGCTCCTATTGTGCCTCTGAATCCTGGAGACCTGACATTCTTAG GTGGGGAGGATGGGCAGAAGCGACGGCGCAACCGGCCTGAAGCCTTCCCCACTGCTGAAGATATCTTTGCTAAGTTCCAGCATCTTTCACATTATGACCAACACCAGGTCACGGCTCAG GTCTCCCGGAATGTTCTGGAGCAGATCACAAGTTTTGCCCTTGGCATGTCATACCACTTGCCTCTGGTGCAGCATGTGCAGTTCATCTTCGACCTCATGGAATATTCACTCAGCATCAGTGGCCTCATCGACTTTGCCATTCAG CTACTGAATGAACTGAGTGTAGTTGAGGCTGAGTTGCTTCTCAAATCCTCGGATCTGGTGGGCAGCTACACTACCAGCCTGTGCCTGTGCATTGTGGCTGTCCTGCGGCACTATCATGCCTGCCTCATCCTCAACCAGGACCAGATGGCACAGGTCTTTGAGGG GCTGTGTGGCGTAGTGAAGCATGGGATGAACCGGTCAGATGGCTCCTCTGCAGAACGCTGTATCCTTGCTTATCTCTATGATCTGTACACCTCCTGTAGCCATTTAAAGAGCAAATTTGGGGAGCTCTTCAG CGACTTCTGCTCCAAGGTGAAGAACACCATCTACTGCAACGTGGAGCCGTCAGAATCCAATATGCGCTGGGCACCTGAGTTCATGATTGACACTCTGGAGAACCCTGCAGCTCACACCTTCACCTACACGGGGCTAGGCAAGAGTCTTAGTGAGAACCCTGCTAACCGCTACAGCTTTGTCTGCAATGCCCTTATGCACGTCTGTGTGGGGCACCATGATCCCGATAG GGTGAATGACATCGCAATCCTGTGTGCAGAGCTGACCGGCTATTGCAAGTCACTGAGTGCGGAATGGCTAGGAGTCCTTAAAGCCTTGTGCTGCTCCTCTAACAATGGCACTTGTGGTTTCAACGACCTCCTCTGCAATGTAGAT GTCAGTGACCTGTCTTTTCATGATTCCCTGGCTACTTTTGTTGCCATCCTCATCGCTCGGCAGTGTTTGCTCCTAGAGGATCTGATTCGCTGTgctgccatcccttcactcctTAATGCTG CTTGCAGTGAGCAGGATTCTGAGCCCGGGGCCCGACTTACCTGCCGCATCCTCCTTCACCTTTTCAAGACACCTCAACTCAATCCTTGCCAGTCGGATGGAA ACAAGCCTACTGTAGGAATCCGCTCCTCCTGTGACCGCCACCTGCTGGCTGCCTCCCAGAACCGCATCGTGGATGGAGCTGTGTTTGCTGTTCTCAAGGCTGTGTTTGTACTTG GCGATGCGGAACTGAAGGGTTCAGGCTTCACTGTGACAGGAGGAACAGAAGAACTtccagaggaggaggggggaggtggCAGTGGCGGTCGGAGGCAGGGTGGCCGCAACATCTCTGTGGAGACAGCCAGTCTGGATGTCTATGCCAAGTACGTGCTGCGCAGCATCTGCCAACAG GAATGGGTAGGAGAACGTTGCCTTAAATCGCTGTGTGAGGACAGCAATGACCTACAAGACCCAGTGTTGAGTAGCGCCCAGGCCCAGCGCCTCATGCAGCTCATCTGCTACCCACATCGGCTGCTGGACAATGAGGATGGGGAAAATCCCCAGCGACAACGCATTAAGCGTATTCTCCAG AACTTGGACCAGTGGACCATGCGTCAGTCTTCCCTGGAGCTGCAGCTCATGATCAAGCAGACCCCTAACAAT GAGATGAACTCCCTCTTAGAGAACATTGCCAAGGCCACAATCGAGGTGTTCCAACAGTCAGCAGAGACAGGGTCATCTTCTGGAAACACTGCAAGCAACATGCCCAGCAGCAGCAAGACCAAGCCTGTGCTCAG CTCTCTGGAGCGCTCTGGTGTATGGCTGGTGGCCCCCCTCATTGCTAAACTGCCCACCTCAGTCCAGGGGCATGTGTTAAAGGCTGCTGGGGAGGAATTGGAGAAGGGCCAGCACCTGGGTTCCTCTTCCCGCAAAGAACGTGATCGACAAAAGCAAAAGAG TATGTCCCTGTTGAGCCAGCAGCCTTTCTTGTCCCTGGTGCTGACGTGTCTGAAAGGGCAGGATGAGCAGCGTGAGGGACTCCTTACCTCCCTTTACAGCCAAGTGCACCAG ATTGTGAATAATTGGCGAGATGACCAGTACTTAGATGATTGCAAACCAAAGCAGCTAATGCATGAGGCACTCAAACTGCGGCTCAACCTG GTGGGGGGCATGTTTGACACGGTGCAGCGCAGCACCCAACAGACCACAGAGTGGGCTGTGCTCCTCCTGGAGATCATCATCAGCGGCACTGTCGACATGCAGTCCAACAA CGAGCTCTTCACCACTGTATTGGACATGCTGAGCGTGCTCATCAATGGGACCCTGGCTGCGGACATGTCCAGCATCTCTCAAGGCAGCATGGAGGAAAACAAACGTGCCTACATGAACCTGGTGAAGAAGCTGCGG AAAGAGTTGGGGGAGCGCCAATCAGACAGTCTGGAAAAAGTTCGCcagctgctgccactgcccaAGCAGACCCGAGATGTCATCACATGTGAGCCACAGGGCTCCCTTATTGACACCAAGGGCAACAAGATTGCCGGCTTTGATTCCATCTTCAAGAAAGAG GGTCTACAGGTTTCCACCAAACAAAAGATCTCTCCCTGGGATCTTTTTGAGGGGCTGAAGCCGTCTGCACCACTCTCTTGGGGCTGGTTTGGAACAGTCCGGGTCGACAGGCGAGTGGCCCGAGGCGAGGAGCAGCAGCGGTTGCTGCTCTACCACACACACCTGCGGCCCCGGCCCCGTGCCTATTACCTGgagccactgccactgccaccagAGGATGAGGAGCCCCCCGCTCCCACCCCGCTAGAGCCTGAGAAAAAGGCTCCAGAGCCCCCCAAAACTGACAAGCCTGGGGCTGCTCCACCTAGTACTGAGGAACGCAAGAAGAAGTCCACGAAGGGCAAGAAACGCAGCCAGCCTGCTGCCAAGACAGAG GACTATGGAATGGGCCCAGGGCGGAGTGGCCCCTATGGTGTGACCGTGCCTCCGGACCTCCTGCACCACGCCAACCCTGGTTCCATATCCCACCTTAGCTACAGGCAGGGTTCCATAGGCCTGTACACCCAGAACCAGCCACTACCTGCAG GTGGCCCTCGTGTGGACCCATACCGCCCTATGCGGTTACCAATGCAGAAGCTGCCGACTCGACCACCTTACCCTGGAGTGCTACCCACAGCCGTGACTGGCGTCATGGGACTGGAACCCTCTTCCTACAAGACCTCTGTGTACCGACAGCAGCAGCCTGCAGTGCCCCAAGGACAGCGCCTTCGCCAACAGCTCCAGGCAAAGATA CAGAGTCAGGGGATGTTGGGACAGTCATCTGTCCATCAGATGACTCCCAGCTCTTCCTATGGTTTGCAGACCTCCCAG ggCTATACTCCTTATGTTTCTCATGTGGGATTGCAGCAACACACAGGCCCCGCAGGTACCATGGTGCCCCCCAGCTACTCCAGCCAGCCTTATCAGAGCACCCACCCTTCTACCAATCCTACTCTTGTAGATCCTACTCGCCACCTGCAACAGCGGCCCAGTGGCTATGTGCACCAGCAGGCCCCAACCTACGGACATGGGCTGACCTCCAGTCAGAG